Proteins encoded in a region of the Salmo trutta chromosome 34, fSalTru1.1, whole genome shotgun sequence genome:
- the LOC115173520 gene encoding guanine nucleotide-binding protein G(I)/G(S)/G(T) subunit beta-3 — protein sequence MGEMDTLKKEADGLKTQIEAARKAVNDTTMAAVASGVAAAPRVQLKNRKTLKGHLAKIYGLHWSADNRHMVSASQDGKLLIWDTYTGNKVYAVPLKSSWVMSCSMAPSGNLVASGGLDNMCTIVNIKGASPKTLRELDAHEGYLSHSRFLNDSEIITASGDTTCCLWDLETGKQKVVYKSHVGDCMCLAMSPDRNTFISGACDSSAKLWDIRDGGCKQTFIGHTSDINAIAFFPSGTAVITGSDDCTLKMYDLRADQEVNGYQDAALNAGVTSVSLSSSGRLVFAGYDNFNCNIWDSLKAEKVGVLSGHDNRVSCIGVPDDGLGICTGSWDSFLKIWN from the exons ATGGGTGAAATGGACACGTTGAAAAAGGAGGCCGATGGCCTGAAGACCCAGATTGAA GCTGCCCGCAAGGCGGTCAATGACACCACCATGGCTGCTGTAGCATCTGGTGTGGCGGCTGCACCCCGTGTCCAGCTGAAGAACAGAAAGACACTGAAGGGCCACTTGGCCAAAATCTACGGCTTGCACTGGTCTGCTGATAACAG GCACATGGTCAGCGCCTCACAAGATGGCAAGCTTCTTATTTGGGACACCTATACTGGCAACAAG GTATATGCGGTCCCCCTCAAGTCTTCCTGGGTGATGAGTTGCTCCATGGCCCCTTCTGGGAATCTGGTGGCCAGCGGAGGTCTGGATAACATGTGCACCATCGTCAACATCAAGGGTGCCAGCCCAAAGACCCTAAGGGAGCTGGACGCACATGAAG GCTACCTTTCCCATAGCCGCTTCCTGAACGATAGCGAGATCATCACTGCATCCGGTGACACCACTTGCTGCCTGTGggatctggagactggcaagcAGAAGGTGGTCTACAAGAGCCATGTGGGTGACTGTATGTGCCTGGCCATGTCACCAGACCGGAACACTTTCATCTCAGGGGCCTGTGACTCCAGCGCCAAGCTGTGGGACATAAGAGATGGTGGCTGCAAGCAGACCTTCATCGGCCACACGAGTGACATTAACGCCATTGCG TTCTTCCCTAGTGGCACTGCAGTTATCACGGGATCCGATGACTGCACCCTCAAGATGTACGACCTCCGTGCCGACCAGGAGGTCAACGGCTACCAGGACGCTGCGTTGAATGCAGGCGTCACGTCAGTCTCCCTCTCCAGCTCTGGACGCCTCGTCTTCGCCGGCTACGACAACTTCAACTGCAACATCTGGGATTCCCTGAAGGCCGAGAAAGTCG gtgttcTATCTGGCCATGACAACAGAGTGAGCTGCATTGGGGTGCCAGATGATGGCTTGGGTATCTGCACAGGATCCTGGGATAGCTTCCTGAAGATCTGGAACTGA